tctttgatcttggtttctatTTCTTACCCATTAAGATTGAAAAAATCTTTTAttcgtctctgtgaaaacggaccaaatggcaagGAGTGGACAAtttggtcacgtcaacaacaacgagattgtggctgAAAATGAGAACAGTGGGCTACGGGGCTTACCAGCAGAACCCATTGACCCAAACTCCGTTGATTCGAaggagggcctcaaccgacagAACACCatgaaccaggagaatgccgatCCCTTAAACACTcccaattcaattactttgtcccgggcacaAGGCCGGAAAGTGCTGGACACCCCAGATtatattaacttacgtttaattttttaaATGTTGCATGAACAGAGGGCAGCTATTGCCGTACAAGGAGTCGCAATAACCCAGTTGCAAAGAAAAATGATGAAACGTCCCCGGAGAGGACGAAAGGTGTTGCCGAACCCAGAAGGGACGAAACACGGATGGTCTAGagtaatgggtccggagctggttcatccaccgaagttctgagaatgctcaAAACATTGGCGAAGCAGGTAGACTCgactgagaagagggtggaaacatataactctcgggtgtaccagatcccgggggctccgcctattctgaaaggaccggattcgaagagggtggaaacatagtacggttttgtcccaaaatgggttttccgacaaggtttttaatgaggcaacaagtacaacgtgttactagaTAAAGACGAGGACAAATGCCCGGAAACTCGGGGccacaccctacgagtggggacttgatagtgcttaccggatcttgcagctcggataagcactaggggactactatacccatATTGAGGTTTACCCCGGATAGTAAAAAACGGAGGAGATCAACAAAGCAAGTGAACGCTAATAGATGCTACCCTGGAAAAATCATCGAGATTTTTGTATTTCCCATCTTCGCCTAAAGCCGGACCTTCTGTATttggtttcgatgtaaggaccacacgatcagaacgaatcgtgtccacttagtacttgctacggcataaacagaaggaaacggacgaagttttcatatcatgtacatgcaaatacttgcaatattAAGATCATTAAAAATTCATTGCGGATGTGCCTTCTTGTTAAAACGGCCTACCCTGGTGATTACCACCGAAATTCGGCATCATTTTTAACTAAATACCCTATCCCGGGTATTatagtcgaaattcgacaaaggcaacaaggtcacattgaaccgagccaaaattttGTAAACACCCAAAATGGGGACTGCTGTATTAAAAATTGCTAAGGCCAAAAAAAtatcggccctaaaaatgcctaacgtgattcggagacgtctgaattcacaaagcataaataagtcccacgggcaaaccacttgatcaaattcccggacaaaacgtaccggacgaagagaaaagccaatattcaggcacagtccaaaaaaatgactccgagtctttgcttgtccttaaaacggaccgacaattcgggcagaagtcataacaaacattcaagcaaaagaataaagaGAATCGGAACGGAAAAGGCACATTTCATATATGGAGGTCTTTTACACCCGAAATTCctacaaagtaaaaaaaaaaaaaaaaaaaaaggcaaaggcAAAATAAAGGCTAAGCACAGGCTCTGATCTTTCCGGTACAGCTGGAACCAGAATGCTCGGATACTGTCTGCTCGGAATCCTCGGAATCGGTATCAAGAGCTCTCTTGGCTTCCTCCTCAGTCGTTctggcttcgagtatcagggccgggagaTCCGAAAAACCAtgttcggcttgctcaagggtggccctccgggacttccaccgttcatactccaccgcaatcgtggtatgagcttcggcagcctccacactcctaagggcttctgccaaatcggcctgAGCCTGGGCCAGCTTGGCCACTAATTCATCTCTCTCTTCATCGGGGACTCCTTGGATTTGAATGGCCGATTCGAGCTCGGCTCTGAGAAGGTCATTAGCCTCGGCTGTCTCCTCGAGTTCGGTTTTCAGCTCGTCGTATATCCGGGCCCTATCCTCAGCTTTTTGCTCGAATACCCTCATCCTCTCCTTATACTTAGCACTCTCGGATtcaagcagccgatgcctctcggccatgttcACGGCATCAGTTTTGACCAAGTCAAGCTCCCTTCGGAGTTGAGTGATAATGGTTTCGAGTTCACCAAGCCTCGGAGAAAAACGAGCATTATCTTGTCTAAGgccgaccttgtccgcttccAGAAGCCGACTCTTCTCGACCATCCCGGCCAATTCGTCCTTTAACCAAAGGTTTTCGGCCTTCGCTActtcgagctcgggttgaaggttaGAAAGGGCAACAACACTTTCGATCAAAGAACAACAATGGAGAAGTTGACAAATTTGGTCTGTTTTGGCAAtcaaaataagtaagaaaatggAAGAGAAAGACGATCAGAGGTGGAGAAGTTAGAAGTAGAAGTGAAAGTGGTAAAATAAGAGGGTTaaaagccttatataggcatgggggaCTGAAACGGTTACAGAAGCTAGCCAACCGGAGGgtgccacgtgtcccacaattaatgagacgtgagTTGAAGAGACGTGCGTTATGGCGGTTGCCAAAGTCGACCACTCGGGGTGAGACACGTGGCTGACGGCTGAGGGACGTGACACAACTATTCCCGCTAAAAATTTAAAGATAAGAACGGGCTTATGGCACCACCGgtttgttgattcatccacttcccgttactccggtaaaactacggtccgggaagtgtggggactatctataTATGGTAAAAAACGGATATAAGCAAGACCGGGGACCGGAGATAAGAAGAGACAGGCATGATCACCGAGTCTTCCCTTAGAACTGGTAATATTGCACCGGCTGCGGTTGACCTGAGAAAAGTGAAGCGAATCTGTTTGGTCCGGTATCACCGAACCAAACTCCGCATCACAACCAGTCcggtttcagcatgaccgagttgatcgtggtcgttggtccgatttcagcatgaccgagttgatcgtggtcgttagtcCGGTTAATCATTTATAAATTCACCACGCGTTAACAtcgttctgtcacattgtaccGACGACCAtacaggtgtcagaccgtacgacccaaccttatacTTTTAGAGTTTACTTTATTCTGAAaaaggctttatgttgtatgcaaggcccataaggcaaaactataaataggaggcatttccctacttttaagggttagcttttccaattatatattgaagctctctccCCTTTGGTCCGGATCAGTGGCATTTTATGCTTATTCTTCCAATATAGTTGGCTTAATCATAAACATTTGTATCTTGATTCGAATCACTAACGCATATGTTCACATACAGATGCTATAACACGCAAATCTATAATTATTTCCTataaacccaaaatagattaaagttcatccacatatcctatacctcacttacaaattaaattagttacctaaattcggggtaaacaaaacTTTCTACGGTTTTTATATATTATACCTTTTCTAGATAATATGGTCAAAATTGAGATCTTCTTATTGTCTCTCCGGCCAAGGGAAACAAATAGAAGAATTACAGTCAAACCTAGCTGCACATTTTTTGGTATAGAAAGTTGCTGAAAAAACTAAAAAAGTGAAGTTTCTCTCATGTCTTGTCAACTTATCATCTTAGGTTATTTTCTCTCGTCAAATGTTACTAAGCGTTTGTACAATATTTGACTGAACTTGAAATGTTATTTTAGAATCAATATTTATTTTACAATTTCAACTATTCTTTTTACTTTCAACCAAATATTCTACATTTGCTTCCTTGCTTTGTGTAAAACAAATAATTACTAAAAATAGATACAAATAGTCAATTATAGATATTTAACGAGGTAATGAGAAACTTACATCGATTGATTTTGCTCCTACTGTGGCAAATCCACCATTTAACTATCACcacaaaagaaaatgaaatagcGATGGATTTTAGCGCTAACCATTTTTCATCGCTAACTACCATTTGAATTTAGTAaggatgatgatgttattgaggccgttttttttttttcttgtaaatCGATGTTATCACCCATTTTATAGCATCTTACTTACTAGGAAAATGTTGTTATTTGAAACTTTTGCGCTTTTCGTTAATATATGTGGATACTGTTTTGATTTAAAACAGAAGATCGATGAGTTTTTGTAGAAATATGGATAATTTGAAAGGACAAACCAATATATAATATGAAATTACAAGGTCATTGATCGGTTATTGAACAATTTTATGATGAGAAACGCTAATGGGCTTGTAgcttgtatacgggtaaaaccgaggatacaAGCACGCTCGGTTTCCCGTTGTTATGGTTATGCTCGGTCGTGATACGACCGTCTCACGGGGAACGAGGCTTCGAGTTCGGGCCGGGATGAGGCGATAAAGGAAGGGCGATTGACTGTCATCGGTGGGAGACCGAAATATCCATCCTCAACCGGATATTTCAGCGTCGATCTCGGCAAAACAGCTGTCACCAGATTTACTTactttatttagaattgtactagagttgaaactcctctactatataaagaggaggttatCATTCGTGAAGGAGGTCGGCAATAGCAAGGAGAAAAACAGTTTACATCAACAATCATAAAAATCTTTTCAAAACCATTCTCATATGTTcttaagttcatttttattatactTCGTGTAAGTTCTTAACAAAAGGTATCGACCTCGGTTTCTATACCCGAGGCCAGACGTACTTAACATTTGGTCAAATCTGCTTCTCTGTTCATTTATTGGCTTATCTCGCTATTTAATCTtgaattgaatttagccacatatctttggcatcacgcataaatttaattgtttttcgttttaaggttaaacagtttggcgcccaccgtggggccttaGATAGTAGTGGCGATTCAATACAACATTCTGGTTATGCTCGATATTTTACACTATTTTTTTAAGGTTTGATTTCAGGTATACCGGAAATGTCGGATTCCCATTCTGTCAACTTCCAAGTGGAACCAAGCCATCACGAGCATGACGACGGGGATGTACCAAACAACAACGCGCCCCCCGTTAATCCTATTCAAGTCGGATCATCGGTGGGCAACGTACCAGCCGGCAAGAATAACGGGGTCATGCTGCAACAACTCCAAAACTAGTTAGACATGGCTATGGCTCATTTGCAGGCCCAGCAAGAGATCATAGCACAACTGCAAAATCGGGGTCAGGCACCCGACATTGCCCCATCAGAACAGACCCAGGATACGGAGGAAAGACACATCCCACGGGGAAACGAGAACCACCCCGGGCAAAGCAGCGAATTGATAAGAATGCTCGAAGCATTGACCAAACGGGTCGGGTTCGGTGAAAAGAAGATAGAGGCGAACGACAAGAAGGTGGAGAACTACAACTCGAGGGTCGATCAGATTTCGGGGGCTCCACCAGTGTTGAAGGGACCATATTCGAAAAAGTTTGTTCAAATGCCATTTTCGCCGAGTGCGGCACCGATGAAAATCCCCAAGAGATTTCGCATGCCCGATATCCCGAAGTATAATGGGACAACGGACCCAAATGAGCATGTCACTGCGTATACGTGCGCTATTAAGGGCAATGATCTCGCCGATGACGGAAGGAAATCAGTGCTACTTAAGAAATTTGGGGAGACTCTGTCAAAGGGGGCTATGATTTTGTATCATAacttgcccgagcattcgattgaTTCATTTGCCATGCTCACTGATGCTTTCGTTAAGGCCCATGCCGGGTCCATCAAGGTCGAAACTCGAAAGTCAGACTTGTTCATCATTAAGCAACGAGATGACGAGACCCTTCGCGAGTTTGTGGCTCGATTTCAAATGGAGTGCATGGACTTACCTCCAGTTACTGATGATTGGGCCGTTCAGGCTTTCACCCAAGGGCTCAATTCGAGGAGCTCGATCACATCTATGGAGCTAAAACAAAACCTTATAGAATACCCGGCGATCGCCAGGGCTGATGTACACAACAGGTATTTGTCAAAGATCAGGGTCGAAGATGATAAGATTCTGAGGGCTGCTTTAGTATCATGGCATTATGGTAAAGGGAGTGATCGCCCGAGGAGAGTGATAGACCGGGATTCCATATCGTCATATGATAGGCACCAGCCTTACCCGCTCGATCGAAGGGGGAACGTGCGTAACAACGAATCGGGCAAGAATGATAGGAGAAACGATCGGAGAAATGATCGAGGCCAAAATAGTCGTGGTTTGGTAAACGAAAATACTGTCGATAGACCTCCGGGAAACAGAGAAATTCCAAGGTTATCCGAGTACAACTTTTGCGTCGATGTAGCAACCATAGCAGCGGCCGTTATCCGAAACAAAGAAACAAGACATCCTAGGCCAATCTTTTTCGACCCGGAGAAGCGGGACAAAAGTCTTATTTGTAAGTATCATCATACTCACGGCCATCGAACTGAGGATTTTCAACAGCAGAGAGAGGAGGTCACCCGTCTGTTCAATTTGGGACATCTTCGAGAATTCCTAAGTGAACGAGTAAAAAACCATTTTAAAAACCTGGACTCCAACAAACAGGATAGGCCGGAAGAGCCTCCACAGGTGACACACATGATCATGGGAGGAACTGACGTTCCCGTTGGGCCGGTTATAAAGCACACAAAAATTTCCATAACAAGAGAAAAGTGTATCCGGAACAATGACCCCGATGGCCCCATCACATTCAATGACGAGGACATGGAAGGCATCGCCCTGCCGCATAATGACCCACTGGTAATATTTGTCCTTGTCAATAAGTTTAGAATTAAATGTgtgctgattgatccaggtagctcggctaatatcatccCATGGAGAGTCATCGAACAGCTAGGACTACTAGATCAGATCGTGCCAGCAATACGGGTCCTCAATAGATTCAACATAGCATGCAAAACGACGAAGGGTGAGATCACTTTACCGATCAGTATGGCAGGAACTACAGAGCAGACCAAATTTTATGTGTTAGAGGGAGACATGGGATACAATGCATTGCTGGGCAGACTGTGGATTCACCTCGTAAGAGCCGTTCCCTCGACTACTCATCAGGTATAGAAATTTCTGACTCCAGAAAGTATCAAAACCGTCCGTGGTGAACAGCAGGCCGTAAAAGAAATGTTCGCGATTGAAGAATCTGTTAAGACTATAAAGGCGCCAGATTGGAGCGAAGGGGAGaatgccaaatagcaatcacagatccCGATCCCGGAGTCTTCGAAAGATCGGAACAGAGACACAGTAGATGAAGAGCTAAAGTTCAGAGGACCGAGAACCTTTGTGATGCCCGATGATTTTGATGCCACTAAGTCCACCGTTGAAGAACTCGAGCAAGTCATACTGTTCGATCATCTACCAGAAAataaggtatacctgggcacggagTTAACCCCCGAGCTCAGGAAAGAATTTATTGAGTTTTTTAAAATTAACTCAGAttgctttgcttggtcccatctagacatgacaggtattccaCCGGACGTGAcaactgttataccccattttaaacgggctAAATTAGAGtataacatattggagattcctaaattgttttattttaaggagtcgccacctaattgatttttaggtgaattagggcacctaattgattaactaaggtaaagctaactaaacctccgttaaagGTCTGCTTAATTTTCAATTCTAGgcaagggttctaattatcctaaagggaaggggttaggcatcctctaggatccgttaactacggtttaccggccaaacataggttaattaattaaaagtaaatataatgcttaaattttaaaaatgGCTTGCAAATATTGCTAAagctttttgaaagaaaataatgttagttaaaatacgatttacagaaaatataataatttgtataaaagaaaaaatttaaaggctattttaaaatatgacttataaaggttgttaaagttttgaagaaagaatataatgatcctatttaaataatacttataaatattgctaaggttttGAATAATAATGTCATTTAAACTAAAAtctgcaaaatataatgatttgcatataagTAGAAACCTTTTAAAAGAAGGCTTAGCAAATTTAAATTTGGGATAAAATtatattatgtgaatatggtgATGTAAGAATTTAGACTTATTCCATAAATAGGATATAAGACGAGGTGAGTTTTATTTCTCTTTTATTAACTTTTATTCAATTATATTTGGCTAACTATGTATAATCGGATCAATCcaaaatatttataaaatgtacttggattaatatttgtatgttagtgacgttttaatttctaagatagtaatcAATAAAACATAATTCCTTTGATTCAAAGCATACTATTTTAAAAATcaattattttgaaaataaatattaagatactataaataatgtaaaaagaagaaaatgaaacttatggaattaattggtctttcttaaattaactaccctttCACTAAAACTAAATTTCATACTAATCTACTAAGGTTTATTTAGCTAAGGAAACAAAACAAGTAAAAtgttagttgcacaaatacaaatctaatgcataaaatgaaataaaggagcaaatgatattaaaatgggctcagcccactttagAACTGCTGATTGTGCTGCTGGTGGCAGTGGGCTCAGCccacgttttaaaaaaaaaatgttgcgtTCAagggctgctgttgggctttggcccaataacaatttttttatatatggatTGCTGTGGATGGCTAATGGAAGATGACCCGAGGAGATTATgttgggctttcagcccaacaccgaatgcgaaaggggacgagtccctcggactcgtatgcgatggtcatgcataaaaacgaaagaaaagaatTAGCACACGATCAATGAATAAggctaaacatataaaatataagctcaaaacagatcagtagattatatatatactgtgtatatttaagtatatctcatgtatacacattcataaacaTACTTCAACGAGATATACTTGCAACATATGCAAAATCCTAACAGAGATGTATACTGATActatggaatatatatatataaggcttaACTAACGCATATTCACTCATTCATTCGAAAAGACTTCAGGATATTTCGAACGTACAACAAATATCCCACTGCCTGTGTTCTAAAACACTGGCAACACAAAGAAAAATACAAACTGAACGGCAATCCCCTTATGTTTCTCAAATTTTATCCTTGGCATGGTTTAATCCAATTCATAACAGTAAAGCAAACATTGTTTTGAACTTTTAAACTTCAAGAAGAGATGCATGTACGTACAACATAGGCAAAGGGCAAACATCAGCCTCAGTTCTATTAGAGCCAGTTGACTCGGGTTATTCACTGCTAAAGGATGTGAACACTTGGAAATTATAACAGGGTGTGCCAAAATTCAGTTTAACAAATCAGACTTTGGTTATGCGGGTTAAACTAATAGGAAAGGGGATGGGGAAGCATGAAGATGGACCAGCCATGCTATGATAGTTACCCTAATCTTATGGGCAGTTTTTGGACAGCATCGTCTCACTTAGAACACATAGCATATTCCAGAGATCATACAAAAGCAAATAGAGAGGATTTTAAATAACAGACTAACAAATACCAAAGTTTTAGATTTGAACAAACAGTTGGGAAAAATATGCATTTAGCATGTTCATGTGGCACTTTAAAGGTAACAACTATATGCAAGAATGTTGAATAGGTTCAGATTCACAGAAAGAAACATAAGAGCATACAACCCAAACATATCGACACTTAGGTAGTCAACAAAGGTAGACCATAAGCAGTTTCAAACACTCAAATTGAGTTTACAGATGGCATGTTTACatgattaaatggatggaatagTTTAAGGCGAATCCAAACTAACAAAAGGCATACACAAGCTTTTAGACTAAATATGCTTAAGAGTTGATTAATCATGACCACTTTATGTCGCACAAAGGGCTAGAAATAAGACTAAATCACCTATACCAAGGTAATCGTACTCTAACATGATCTCTAATGATCTTGGACTAAGGCAAACATCACTCTAAAACCAACAGGCTGACCATATAGAACTTATGTTAACATAAAGTCATTTAacttttttttgattaagcaccgggtgtccgggtctctttgagccccgaatAATCCCGGGGGTGCATAGGCCCttggcaaggagtttcccgcaagtgcaccacgggtaattcaaggttttaccccagtccgatggccctcagaaattgtttgcacccagtgggtttcgaacttgagaccttgaaagggagcaaaccccaaggctcaagccaattaccaccaggccaacccttCATTTAACTATGCCAACAGATAAATGGACATGTATTAATTTAGGCTAAACAGTCTCATGATTAATTTAACTAAGGAGGAATTATACTAATATGGAGGATAGCTAATAGTAAAGGAGTTTCATATAGGTGTAAGTGACTTAAACTACTACTAATCAACTATTTTGCAAGTATAAATGACCATTAAACATGACCAATGACAAATATTGCTACATAGCAACCGAACATAAGATCTAATCAATAAGCTAATAACTAATCAGACTTACCAACATTGACAGATGCTAAACTAAACTAACTTGAATTAGACCGCAATGATCACATAATAATCATTAACTAACATGTAGACACTTAAAAACTTCATATGAAACTAAACAAACATACTTCTGATACTAAATTCACTAATAGGCTAAACTAACAACTAATCAGGTACAAACTACTAAACTAACTATAAACAAGCTAATGACGAATCAACATGTAGCTAGATCAGACTAAACTAATATGAACATATAAATCACTAAAACTGAAATGAAGTTAACTAAGGAAGGGTTGtttaccttcttcgagtgcagcgaaatgaggcctCGAGTCTTCGATCTACCTCGAAACACCACGAATCCCGAATTCGTATACACTTGAATCAAACAAATACGAAggacaaaaacaacaaaaaaatgatttagattttttgactcgatattcagAAATATTGCGACTACTGAGAATTAATATGTTTTTTAGGGAATTTTGAGTGGCTGAAAGCCTTCTTTCCAAGGGGGGTTCCGGACGGCTAAAAGAACCTAATATTTCCGAGCATTCAAGGCGGCTAAAAACAGACTTCAATTTTTAGGGAATTTTCGCCGCTCCGAAAAAGACCTTCCCCTAAACGACTCAACTAGAGATTATTTATAGGGTTTAGCTAGGGTTTGCTGGGGTTGAGAAATTGAAAATTAGGCGCGATTTTTTGGTCAACAACGTTCAAATCTGCTATGACAACCATCAGAGAACGCGAAGAAAAGAACAAAAACCCATTAAAAATTGTACCCGAAATATGAAAAAGGAACTGATAAGACAGAGGTTTCAATTTCACAAATgaacaaaatcaattaaaaccGTTTCAGATTGTCAACAGACAACCAAGAAAAAGGCGAGAATCG
Above is a genomic segment from Lycium barbarum isolate Lr01 chromosome 12, ASM1917538v2, whole genome shotgun sequence containing:
- the LOC132624713 gene encoding uncharacterized protein LOC132624713, which gives rise to MAMAHLQAQQEIIAQLQNRGQAPDIAPSEQTQDTEERHIPRGNENHPGQSSELIRMLEALTKRVGFGEKKIEANDKKVENYNSRVDQISGAPPVLKGPYSKKFVQMPFSPSAAPMKIPKRFRMPDIPKYNGTTDPNEHVTAYTCAIKGNDLADDGRKSVLLKKFGETLSKGAMILYHNLPEHSIDSFAMLTDAFVKAHAGSIKVETRKSDLFIIKQRDDETLREFVARFQMECMDLPPVTDDWAVQAFTQGLNSRSSITSMELKQNLIEYPAIARADVHNRYLSKIRVEDDKILRAALVSWHYGKGSDRPRRVIDRDSISSYDRHQPYPLDRRGNVRNNESGKNDRRNDRRNDRGQNSRGLVNENTVDRPPGNREIPRLSEYNFCVDVATIAAAVIRNKETRHPRPIFFDPEKRDKSLICKYHHTHGHRTEDFQQQREEVTRLFNLGHLREFLSERVKNHFKNLDSNKQDRPEEPPQVTHMIMGGTDVPVGPVIKHTKISITREKCIRNNDPDGPITFNDEDMEGIALPHNDPLVIFVLVNKFRIKCVLIDPGSSANIIPWRVIEQLGLLDQIVPAIRVLNRFNIACKTTKGEITLPISMAGTTEQTKFYVLEGDMGYNALLGRLWIHLVRAVPSTTHQV